The window GCCGATCTTCTCTGGGATCTCGGCAACGCGCTCGACGCGGCGGGCGCGGGGTGATCCTCGCGACCGTCGCAGCGCGGCGTGCGCTGCTCGATCGCGTCAAGAGCGTAGCGGTCGTCGGTGCGTCCCGCAATCCGGCGCGGCCGAGTTACACGGTCTTCTCGTACCTGCGCCGTCAACGGGGCTACGAGGTGACGCCGATCAATCCGACGATCGCCGATATCGACGGCGTCAAAGCCTACCCGTCGCTCGCCGCGTACGCCGCCGAGCACGGTCCGCCCGACGTCGTCGACGTCTTTCGCAGGCCCACCCACCTGCTCGGCATCGTCAACGAAGCGATCGCCGCCGGCGCAAAGGCGATCTGGCTGCAGTACGGCGTCGTTGACGACGCGGCGATCGCAGCCGCCGATCGCGCGGGGCTCGACGTCGTGATAGACCGCTGCATGAAGGTCGAGCACGCGCGCTTTCACGGCGGGCTTGCGACGGCCGGACTTAACAGCGGCTTGATTACCTCGCGAAGGCGCGCGCTCTAGGAACTTCCTACCTAACCAGTTGTTCGGCGTCGAGCGAACAGCCACGCGGCGGCGCGTCCGTCTGCCGACCGAGAAGAACGAGGCCGTCTTCAGTCTGCATCCCGGCATCGTCGGTCTGCAGCGCGACACACGACGAACGATTGGCAAGATCCACGTGCAAGAGCGATCCGGCGATGCTCCACGGCAGCGTCGTTCGCTCGGGCCCGACGACGCGCGTGCGCAGCCACGGCGGCCCGGCGAACGGGCCTCCGGCGCGGGCGTAGTACTGCGACGTTAGTTCGGTCATGCCGTACTCCGCGACGATCTCGCCGGCCCCGATGCCGAGTGCGGACGATAGCGCCGCGTAGAGCTCCCCGCGATCCACCGCTCGCCTGCGGCCCTTAAAGCCGCCGGTCTCCATGATGCGCGAGCC is drawn from Candidatus Binatia bacterium and contains these coding sequences:
- a CDS encoding CoA-binding protein, which codes for MILATVAARRALLDRVKSVAVVGASRNPARPSYTVFSYLRRQRGYEVTPINPTIADIDGVKAYPSLAAYAAEHGPPDVVDVFRRPTHLLGIVNEAIAAGAKAIWLQYGVVDDAAIAAADRAGLDVVIDRCMKVEHARFHGGLATAGLNSGLITSRRRAL